CTCATTATGGCCTCCAATATTATAGGTAGTACCAAGTCCTGCATTATGGAAAATGACATCGATGGCACGAGCATGATCCTCCACCCACAACCAATCTCTAATATTTTCGCCTTTTCCATAAACAGGAAGAGGTTTCTTATTTTGAATATTATTGATAAATAATGGAATTAACTTCTCTGGAAACTGAAAACTACCATAGTTGTTTGAGCAATTTGAGATAACAGAAGGCAATCCGAAAGTATCAAAATAAGCTCTTACGAAATGGTCAGAACTAGCTTTTGAAGCGGAATAAGGACTATGTGGATCGTAGGCAGTAGTTTCTTCAAACATTCCAGTTTCTCCAAGAGTACCATAGACTTCATCTGTTGAAACATGATAGAACAACTTTCCTTCATAATTATCTTTCCAGATAAACTTGGCGGCATTTAATAAGTTCACTGTACCAATCACATTCGTCATCACAAACTCAAGAGGATTGCTAATCGAACGATCCACATGAGATTCTGCAGCTAGGTGAATAACATGGGTAAATTGATATTCAACAAATAGTTTCTCTATAGCTTCAGCATCAACAATATCTGCTTTTACAAATTCGTAATTTGGTTTGTTTTCGATATCAGTTAAGTTGGCTAGATTTCCAGCATAAGTTAGTTTATCAAGATTCACTATTTTATATTCAGGGTATTTATTTACAAATAACCTTACCAAATGAGAGCCAATAAATCCAGCACCTCCAGTTATTAAAATATTCTTTTTAAAATTCATTTTGCGTATTTATTATTTAGTG
This region of Lentimicrobium sp. L6 genomic DNA includes:
- the rfbB gene encoding dTDP-glucose 4,6-dehydratase translates to MNFKKNILITGGAGFIGSHLVRLFVNKYPEYKIVNLDKLTYAGNLANLTDIENKPNYEFVKADIVDAEAIEKLFVEYQFTHVIHLAAESHVDRSISNPLEFVMTNVIGTVNLLNAAKFIWKDNYEGKLFYHVSTDEVYGTLGETGMFEETTAYDPHSPYSASKASSDHFVRAYFDTFGLPSVISNCSNNYGSFQFPEKLIPLFINNIQNKKPLPVYGKGENIRDWLWVEDHARAIDVIFHNAGLGTTYNIGGHNEWTNIDLIKLMCKIMDEKLGREVGESEKLITYVKDRAGHDLRYAIDSSKLQKDLGWKPSLQFEEGLEKTVNWYLENTDWLNNVTSGDYQSYYDDQYTKR